A window of Polypterus senegalus isolate Bchr_013 chromosome 14, ASM1683550v1, whole genome shotgun sequence contains these coding sequences:
- the LOC120514709 gene encoding phosducin-like, with protein MRNSVEEDLEELPATNTGPKGVINDWRRFKLESEDHESIPPNKRELLRQMSSPYRPPKGDEKELRERLNRKMSIQEYELIQDEDEKSLRKYRKQCMQEMHQRLSFGPRFGCLYDLESGEQFLEVIEKEHRLTIVVVHIYEDEVKGCDALNNCLSCLATEYPSVKFCKIKASNTGASDRFSDGVLPTLLVYKAGELVGNFLSITEHLNEEFFAVDVECFLNEYGLLPEKEFGACQNTGSEDDADVE; from the exons ATGAGAAACAGTGTGGAGGAAGATTTGGAGGAACTGCCTGCAACAAACACAG GCCCCAAAGGAGTAATTAATGACTGGCGTAGATTCAAACTTGAAAGTGAAGATCATGAATCAATTCCTCCAAACAAACGGGAGCTTCTCAGACAGATGTCTTCACCCTACAGACCCCCTAAAGGTGATGAAAAAGAATTGCGTGAAAGATTAAATCGCAAG atGAGCATACAAGAGTATGAACTGATCCAGGATGAAGATGAGAAGTCTCTACGAAAATATCGTAAGCAATGCATGCAAGAGATGCACCAGAGACTGAGCTTTGGACCCAGATTTGGTTGCCTGTATGACCTGGAAAGTGGAGAACAGTTTTTAGAGGTGATTGAAAAGGAACACAGACTGACCATCGTGGTAGTCCACATTTATGAGGATGAGGTCAAGGGCTGTGATGCACTTAATAACTGTTTGAGCTGTCTGGCCACTGAGTACCCATCTGTAAAGTTCTGCAAGATCAAGGCTTCCAACACAGGGGCCAGTGATCGCTTTTCAGATGGTGTGTTACCTACTCTGCTGGTTTACAAGGCAGGTGAGTTAGTAGGGAACTTCTTAAGTATAACAGAGCACCTGAATGAGGAGTTTTTTGCGGTGGATGTAGAATGCTTTTTGAATGAGTATGGTCTATTACCAGAGAAAGAGTTTGGAGCATGTCAGAACACAGGAAGTGAAGATGATGCTGATGTGGAATAA